The Helianthus annuus cultivar XRQ/B chromosome 15, HanXRQr2.0-SUNRISE, whole genome shotgun sequence genomic sequence GTTGTGGTTGTATAAATGTTAAATTAAGGGTGAAGGGAAATGTTGAATGTTTTTGGTAACAGGGGTTTTAAAGGGGGGAAATGAAGGGAAATGACAAATCTACCCCTCATGTGGACGGCACATGGGGGATTTAACGGTTAAAGTTAACACCGTTTTCCATAAAGGACTTGCAATGCAACGAAAATAAACTTAAAGGATTTGCAGTGCAACTTTTAAACATTAAGGACGTGCAATGTACTTTTAGTTAAACCTAAAGGACGTGCactgttattttgttttttttttcttttctttttatgtAGATTAAAATCTGGAATAATAAGTGCGTGGGACATCTCACAGATTCATTCTACCACTATATATATCATGGATGGGTACATGCCTAAAAATATAAGAAACCATGGGTGCCTCTGAAAGCACTTCAAGGTCAAATGGAACCGAGGAGGACGACCCTCAGCGAGAAAATAACAGGCGGTCCGGTGGAAGTTCCATGGGTGCTGGGGCCTTAGCAACAGCGGCCGTCGTCGGAGTAGGTGTCGCTGCTATTGGCATATCTAGATTGCTTTCGGACAACACCAACACCCTAGAAAGAGTACCCATGGGCACAAACAGTACGCGGTCTCATCCTCCTCGAGGTCCCTACAAAATGACCACAGATGGCGGATGTAATCTCGTACTTGGAGATCGAGGACCAGGTTGGTACGGAGGAGTACTTCTCGATCATGATGGTAAGTGGGTCAAAGGGTTTAGAGGTTATGTTAGTGAGACTTATACTCTTACATCTGAGCTTATTTCAATCCAGAAAGGGCTGGAGCTTTTAGATGAACTTGATCTCGAAGGAGCCATTCTTTATAATGACAATGAACAGGCTTGCGAGTATGTCAATGGAGTGGGCGAGTACCGCGGTAGAAGTGATGTTGTCCGTAAGTCCTGGCACATCATCATCAAGTGCAGGAATCTCGCTAACAAAAACAATATAGAAGTCAAGCATATTGGGCGAGAAGGCACCAAGTATGCTCATAAGCTCGCCAAAATGGCCATTGCGAAAAAAGAAGAATATGAGGAAATCGAAGAACTTCCTTATGAGCTAACGTTGATTTAATGATCGAAAACTACTCGCGGTTCCTGGCTTAATTTCTCGCATCTATCTAAATGTGTTGATTGGTAATAACTTCCTCTAAGGAGAAGTCCATCTGGCCATATGTTTGAAAGTTCTCAAGATGGATTATTGTGGTCGTCTTTTTATGTTTATCTTGTATGTGTTTCATCTTTGAATCTGATTAATCTTGTATCTGTTTCATCTTTTAGGACTGTGTTAATTGTTTCTACTTTGTTTTGGAATCCAAAGATAATGCACCAACATTCAAGTTCTACTttcaatataaaataataatctTTTGGAGTAATTTTCAAGACAAAGTAGAAATAAAAGTGGTCTAAAAAGCATTTACTTTCTTATTCAAATAAAACATAATGGTAGCTAGTATCAAACAAACTAGGCATAATCACTTTATATATAATTATCATATGTTTGGAATAATGGTGATATGTAagacccgtagtggggcgttttttttttttaaattaaaaataacgTCGAAAAACGCCCAAATCCCATTACATAGGGCGTTTTTTCGATAAAAAAATGGGTCCGCATTGTTTAAAGCACGCTCAAGGGGGAAAATGTTGACCAATCAGATTAGAGATTCCATTTGTTTGGCCAATAagatttttaggtgttttttctttattttatttaatgccctaataatgcccaataatgccccattcccactacacccattttagaaaacgcccaataatgcccatTTGCTTACTTGACCGCCACATGGCATAAAATGTCCTAGGATAGGGGCATTATCTTCCCCTTCCGCTACACATGTTATAATATATAGTACGATCATTGTTCTAGAAGAAAGCAACTATGTCTATCGTAAGGCTTATTATAAAACATCGATGTCGTCAGCTTTACTATTAGGTCACTACGTCATATTTTGACCTTAACATCAAATTTTCAAATCTATTGTTCTGTATCTTTTTACTTCTAATTTTCATATTATACCCTTACAAAAGCACATTATATCAATGTTGGGATTGTTCACTAGACCAAGGCATGAGGCATGAGCATGAGTAGGGGTGTAAATAAGCACATGGACTCTCAAGAGAGCTAGTCGTGATCGGCTTAATTAAAAGTTCGAATGAGCCGAGCTTTAACTAGCCAAAGCCTGAAATAGAGTTCGTTTAGTCATCGAGCCCgggctcgagcctgaaatacaaagttCATTTAGGCTTgcaagcctaaacgagcccaaagaaaatttatttttttacatataatataataataatgacGATAACATTGGTGAGCCAaactcgagccgagctttggctcatTTAAGCAATGTTGAAGCGAACTTGAGTCCAGCTTTTAGCTCATTTGAGGTTATTCTCAAAACAGCCCGAGTTTATGATTTTACGGGCTagccaagctcgagctcaaaTATGTACGCTCGaaccaagccgagctcgagcttcatcaAAACTTGACGAGCATTTACTTTTTATAGAAAAGGTCCCATTTGTTGACAAGAACGATATAACTATTAAGCGTGTTCCGCGAGAATACGCCAACCAGTGTGCCGATAAGCTGGCCAAGACGGCCAAGGTGAAAAAAGAAGAGTATATGGAAATCAAATGTCTTCCTAATGAGTTGAAGGAACTTGTTGAAAGAGATGCTAAATTTAGTGGTTGAAACGTACTCATGGTTCTTGGCTTTCTTTCTTCCATCTATGTATGCTGATTGATAATGATGATTTTCTCTTAATGATGGGTTATGATATAGCACCCTTCGTATGTTTAATTAATCTTGTATGTTTAATTGATCTTGTATAGTTGTATCTGTTTCTTCTTGCATCTATTTCATCTTTTAGGCCTGTTTAGTTATCTACTTTGATTCGGAATCCAAAGATAATGCATTAACACTAAAAGTTTAGGTTGATATAATAATCTTTTAGAGTAATTATTAAGGTAGAGTTGAAATAAGTGGTCTAAAGTCACTATCGTTTTCTTAGAGcattaagaccatgtgtagtggttaagaaaaataatgtccccaccatggggcattatccgacacgtggcaacCCAGTCAGCATGgagcgttattgcaaaagtggcgtagtgggaataatgcccaaataatgccccttccaatcattaaacaaaaaaaaaagctaaCTAATTTCTTATTGGCCAGTCAAAGATCAGTCAACCCATCACACTCCCTTCTTGGCGTTTTAATAATAACGctaacacaattttttttttcaaaaataacacCCCAAAACGCCCTATGTAATGGGAGTGGGGgcgtttttttggctttttt encodes the following:
- the LOC110913735 gene encoding uncharacterized protein LOC110913735, whose translation is MGASESTSRSNGTEEDDPQRENNRRSGGSSMGAGALATAAVVGVGVAAIGISRLLSDNTNTLERVPMGTNSTRSHPPRGPYKMTTDGGCNLVLGDRGPGWYGGVLLDHDGKWVKGFRGYVSETYTLTSELISIQKGLELLDELDLEGAILYNDNEQACEYVNGVGEYRGRSDVVRKSWHIIIKCRNLANKNNIEVKHIGREGTKYAHKLAKMAIAKKEEYEEIEELPYELTLI